A window of the Brumimicrobium sp. genome harbors these coding sequences:
- a CDS encoding T9SS type A sorting domain-containing protein, translating to MLIFNLHITPNKVNIISEGGIDNVYSPCSNYNLRPVDEMTLGFTGIAGFLFWDGRGKNADSINNLYLSLWKKTFRALNHMNGDDVIGTLSQGGGYWEHKEQKRYLKKKFYKDNFNVSDAVAKAADAPIEMQALVSNNKEMVVGYVRNRTYNTYTMRINDSSICFTDKGEFPYDTKINLRWDYKYAKEDNKDIRATNRIKVEGLPNSKKYMIDFYTLDGYISSTVKKTSSGKLRIEFPELYFIENWQKRPVIWFVAKRLNSSNKSALNNTENELETLFMQQRKSLELDTAIIEQEDNPISIYPNPFENALTIISPKDDVVHIQTTMGNTLKKYNIRAGENKIELVGLAHGIYFLSFENQGINFKIIKL from the coding sequence ATGCTTATTTTTAATTTGCATATAACACCAAACAAAGTAAACATCATCTCCGAAGGTGGCATAGACAACGTATACAGCCCTTGCTCCAACTACAACCTCCGTCCAGTGGATGAAATGACACTCGGCTTTACAGGTATTGCAGGTTTCTTATTTTGGGATGGTAGAGGAAAAAATGCCGATAGCATCAACAATCTGTACCTAAGTTTATGGAAAAAAACCTTCCGTGCCCTCAACCACATGAACGGCGATGATGTAATTGGAACGCTGAGCCAAGGAGGTGGATATTGGGAGCACAAGGAACAAAAGCGATATTTAAAAAAGAAATTTTACAAAGACAATTTCAATGTATCAGATGCTGTAGCTAAAGCTGCTGATGCTCCTATTGAAATGCAGGCATTGGTTTCAAATAATAAAGAGATGGTGGTTGGTTACGTAAGAAATAGGACGTATAATACTTATACTATGCGTATAAATGATTCTTCAATATGTTTTACCGACAAAGGAGAGTTTCCGTATGATACCAAAATCAATTTAAGATGGGATTATAAGTATGCTAAAGAAGATAATAAAGATATTAGAGCCACTAATAGAATAAAAGTAGAGGGCCTTCCCAATTCAAAAAAGTATATGATTGATTTTTATACTTTAGATGGGTATATTAGTAGCACTGTTAAAAAGACCTCTTCCGGTAAACTTAGAATAGAGTTTCCAGAATTATACTTCATAGAGAACTGGCAAAAAAGACCAGTGATATGGTTTGTAGCTAAAAGATTAAATTCAAGTAATAAATCAGCATTAAATAATACGGAGAATGAGTTAGAAACCTTGTTTATGCAACAACGCAAATCGTTAGAATTAGACACGGCTATTATTGAACAAGAAGATAATCCCATCTCTATCTATCCCAACCCCTTTGAAAATGCACTTACTATTATTAGTCCAAAAGATGACGTAGTGCATATTCAAACAACCATGGGGAATACGTTGAAGAAATATAATATTCGAGCAGGAGAAAATAAAATTGAGTTAGTAGGACTAGCACATGGTATTTATTTTCTATCTTTTGAGAATCAAGGAATTAATTTTAAAATTATAAAGCTATGA
- a CDS encoding T9SS type A sorting domain-containing protein, translated as MKNLQHYTVTFFLLSFVYMVFPQNTPVNVFDCEAYALQPSQQELDNNSYIYGSCIELGGDHTSAMTANQNKTMKAYQRIHLKSGTHLKSIENGGKNHLLIQEDFGNGSVDVQPGEIGQLTGVSVMNYPDLNHVLRYKKLEFGIGNLQNQAFELWNDVRKFIKNTTDPTAPYDPTALNPFLAWDIQVQAIFNCLDVPWYEIVEGYFTRDYVENESENAWNEIKGNDGVMSAFPFRVRFAPPQNGKWYGKIQIKVKGVLKYESPLFYFYVVESGDPGYVHIHENRRNLKLGSRMIFPVGQNFPAPSDENCNERHWEIIPHTEDCATLEEWDEYLQKVETYFAYGNQYGDPAKPKYFRMVSCPWSNSIEFEKKGNYYKRLHYAYEIDKLLDLCEDYNGLMIYNLMMQDHFMYRNFWWQWSWEHKNEDGTHIDYAGPNSNYPFYCYNDDPWVNGGSKTPDKMFTNTTDLLYHKQRTRYLIARYGYSTKIAEWELLSEPWHLNSHLNDEDNIPYNFPNAYPEVRDAIYNYQKVMISYIKDSLNWNRQLIGINIKPPEAEKTGNHLDSSIYIQNVDVIGFNPYYVVPNALLKSESNNMYLTDVGSVRILRAFKNLPGVPVIISEGGIDNVYSPCSNYNLRPVDEMTLGFTGIAGFLFWDGRGKNADSINNLYLSLWKKTFRALNHMNGDDVIGTLSQGWGQWNHYSSSIVPKSKKYEIELQSYISNNKTKAVGYIKNNTYNIKTRGGESDPCKNVPLEKKHKDPYSKQWNMPLFNKRLRIEDLDSKTDYKIEWYSTFGSYPNGYIKSDCQKTNKKKGKWGITLEHPKLTVSYAGNNDLPVVWFVIHKGSCSNSMNIPDSNSEELLTNKNITKNAISSSKESLVKVYPNPFDNKITIESSVEDLVNLESLEGKVLDSWKIPSNSYEIHISNLQKGIYILRFINQNIIFKLIKL; from the coding sequence ATGAAAAACTTGCAACACTATACAGTAACTTTCTTTTTGCTTAGCTTTGTCTATATGGTATTCCCTCAAAACACTCCGGTAAACGTGTTTGATTGCGAGGCTTATGCTTTACAACCAAGTCAACAAGAGTTGGATAACAATTCATATATTTATGGTTCGTGTATAGAACTTGGTGGAGACCACACCAGCGCTATGACTGCTAATCAAAATAAAACCATGAAAGCATATCAGCGTATTCATTTAAAATCGGGTACTCACCTGAAGAGTATAGAAAACGGAGGAAAAAACCATCTACTAATACAAGAAGATTTTGGAAATGGATCTGTAGATGTTCAACCTGGAGAAATTGGACAACTCACAGGCGTTTCGGTGATGAATTACCCCGATTTGAATCATGTTTTGCGTTATAAAAAATTGGAATTTGGTATCGGGAATTTACAAAACCAAGCGTTTGAATTATGGAATGATGTACGTAAGTTTATAAAAAATACGACTGACCCTACTGCTCCTTATGACCCAACTGCGCTCAACCCATTTTTAGCATGGGATATTCAGGTTCAAGCTATTTTCAACTGTCTGGATGTACCTTGGTATGAAATAGTAGAAGGTTATTTTACAAGGGATTATGTGGAGAATGAAAGTGAAAATGCTTGGAATGAAATCAAAGGAAATGATGGAGTGATGTCTGCGTTTCCGTTTAGAGTTCGTTTTGCACCTCCACAAAATGGAAAATGGTATGGCAAGATTCAAATAAAGGTTAAAGGTGTGCTAAAATACGAGAGTCCCTTGTTCTATTTTTATGTAGTGGAAAGTGGCGACCCCGGTTATGTACATATTCACGAAAACAGAAGAAATTTAAAACTAGGTTCACGTATGATTTTTCCTGTAGGGCAAAATTTTCCTGCACCTAGTGATGAAAATTGCAATGAAAGACATTGGGAGATTATTCCCCATACAGAAGATTGTGCTACATTAGAAGAATGGGATGAATATTTACAAAAAGTAGAAACATATTTTGCCTATGGCAACCAGTATGGTGATCCGGCAAAACCCAAGTATTTTAGGATGGTATCTTGTCCTTGGTCTAATTCTATTGAGTTTGAGAAAAAAGGAAATTACTACAAACGCTTGCACTATGCTTATGAAATTGATAAATTGTTGGATCTTTGTGAGGATTATAACGGTCTGATGATATATAACCTCATGATGCAAGACCATTTTATGTACCGCAATTTTTGGTGGCAATGGTCATGGGAACATAAAAATGAGGATGGTACCCATATTGATTATGCAGGACCTAACAGTAACTACCCATTTTATTGTTACAACGATGACCCATGGGTGAATGGTGGAAGTAAAACGCCCGACAAGATGTTTACAAATACGACGGATTTGCTCTACCACAAGCAGCGTACGCGCTACCTGATTGCACGCTATGGCTACTCTACCAAAATAGCCGAATGGGAACTGTTGAGTGAACCGTGGCATTTAAACAGCCATCTAAACGATGAAGACAATATTCCATATAATTTTCCAAATGCATATCCCGAAGTTAGGGATGCCATATATAACTATCAAAAGGTGATGATAAGCTATATCAAAGATTCTTTAAATTGGAACAGGCAATTGATTGGAATAAACATAAAGCCACCTGAAGCAGAAAAAACAGGAAATCATCTTGACTCAAGTATTTACATTCAAAATGTTGATGTGATTGGGTTTAATCCGTACTATGTTGTTCCTAATGCTCTATTGAAATCAGAAAGCAATAATATGTATCTGACTGATGTTGGCTCAGTAAGGATTTTAAGAGCCTTTAAGAATTTACCTGGAGTTCCTGTCATCATCTCCGAAGGAGGTATAGACAACGTATACAGCCCTTGCTCCAACTACAACCTCCGCCCAGTGGATGAAATGACACTCGGCTTTACAGGTATTGCAGGTTTCTTATTTTGGGATGGCAGAGGAAAAAATGCCGATAGCATCAACAATCTGTACCTAAGTTTATGGAAAAAAACCTTCCGTGCCCTCAACCACATGAACGGCGATGATGTGATTGGAACGCTGAGCCAAGGGTGGGGACAGTGGAATCATTACAGCTCAAGTATAGTCCCAAAGAGTAAAAAATATGAAATAGAATTACAAAGTTATATCTCAAATAACAAAACAAAGGCAGTTGGCTATATTAAAAATAATACATATAATATTAAAACGAGAGGAGGAGAGAGCGATCCTTGTAAAAATGTGCCTTTGGAAAAAAAACATAAAGATCCCTACTCTAAACAATGGAATATGCCACTATTTAATAAGAGGTTGCGAATTGAAGACTTAGACTCAAAAACAGATTATAAAATTGAATGGTATTCAACTTTTGGTAGTTATCCAAATGGATATATTAAATCGGATTGTCAAAAAACCAATAAGAAAAAAGGAAAATGGGGAATTACATTAGAACATCCAAAATTAACAGTAAGCTACGCTGGAAATAATGATTTACCTGTTGTTTGGTTTGTAATACATAAAGGAAGTTGCTCCAATAGTATGAATATTCCAGATAGTAATAGCGAAGAGTTATTAACAAATAAAAATATTACTAAAAATGCAATCTCTTCATCTAAAGAATCCTTAGTTAAAGTATATCCTAACCCATTTGACAATAAAATTACAATAGAATCATCTGTAGAAGATTTGGTAAACTTAGAGTCCTTGGAAGGAAAAGTATTAGATTCATGGAAAATACCAAGTAATAGTTATGAAATCCATATCTCTAATCTCCAAAAAGGTATCTATATTTTACGATTTATAAATCAGAATATCATCTTTAAACTCATTAAGCTATGA
- a CDS encoding thiamine pyrophosphate-dependent enzyme, with the protein MAKSTDVMEAGTKIDFDAFKKEVLADYRLAYASREASLLGRKEVLTGKAKFGIFGDGKEVAQIALAKQFKNGDFRSGYYRDQTLLMAIDKLTVKEYFAGLYAETDVKKEPASAGRQMGGHFSTRNLDENGEWINLMEQKNSSSDISPTGGQMSRLLGLALASKIYRNNTELHDIEKFKSFSNKGNEVAFGTIGDASTSEGQFWEAMNAATVLQVPMVMSVWDDGYGISVPRKFQTTKESISKALSGFQRTKDEAGIEIFTVKGWDYPSLCTTYEKAVKIAREEHIPVLVHVQEVNQPQGHSTSGSHERYKSADRLQWEKDFDSVAKFKEFILNFKGKNGETIATAEEIEELEKETKSSVRAEQKEAWKEYREGIDKDKNSVLPLLKSVANESANETFITKEIENLEKAMDPDRKSIFNTINKVLRLVRGENGAARKQLLNWYKVRMEELYDSYSSHLYSESKYAIGNIEPIAPKYEGEERIDDGRIILRDNFEQIFKKFPETITFGEDTGKIGGVNQSMEGMQEKFGELRVSDTGIRENTIIGQGIGMALRGLRPIAEIQYLDYLLYAIQVISDDLATIQWRTKGGQKAPLIIRTRGHRLEGVWHSGSPMGMIINSSKGVHICVPRNMTQAAGMYNTLMQADEPALVIEPLNGYRVKERIPSNLGEYRIPLGKVDVVKEGTDLTMVSYGSTFNIANEAVKELEKSGISVELIDIQTLMPFDLNHDIVKSLEKTNRLMIVDEDVESGATAYILDKVLVKQKGYYFLDSEPVTVSSKDHRPAYGSDGDYFSKPNFDDIYTAAYNMMHEVNPTQYPSLMD; encoded by the coding sequence ATGGCAAAAAGTACAGACGTAATGGAAGCAGGAACTAAGATAGATTTTGATGCATTCAAGAAAGAAGTATTAGCTGATTATAGACTCGCATACGCTTCACGCGAAGCATCACTATTAGGAAGGAAAGAAGTACTTACCGGAAAAGCAAAATTTGGAATCTTTGGAGATGGAAAGGAAGTAGCGCAAATTGCCTTAGCAAAACAATTTAAAAATGGAGATTTCAGATCTGGATATTACCGTGATCAAACCTTATTAATGGCTATTGATAAACTAACGGTAAAAGAATATTTTGCAGGACTTTATGCTGAAACGGATGTAAAAAAAGAGCCAGCGTCTGCCGGTCGTCAAATGGGAGGACACTTTTCTACGCGTAATTTGGATGAAAATGGAGAGTGGATAAACTTGATGGAACAAAAAAATAGTTCTTCCGATATTTCTCCAACAGGTGGACAAATGTCTCGACTTCTAGGTTTAGCTTTAGCCTCTAAAATTTATCGAAACAATACAGAATTACACGATATTGAAAAATTTAAATCATTCTCAAACAAAGGAAATGAGGTTGCTTTTGGTACCATTGGTGATGCTTCTACTTCTGAAGGTCAATTCTGGGAAGCTATGAATGCCGCCACTGTATTACAAGTTCCCATGGTTATGTCTGTTTGGGACGACGGATATGGAATTTCTGTTCCTCGAAAATTTCAAACTACAAAAGAAAGTATTTCTAAAGCATTATCTGGTTTTCAACGCACAAAGGATGAAGCGGGCATTGAAATATTTACAGTTAAAGGATGGGACTACCCTAGTCTTTGCACTACTTATGAGAAAGCTGTTAAGATAGCAAGAGAAGAACACATTCCTGTATTAGTCCACGTGCAAGAAGTGAATCAACCACAAGGTCACTCTACATCTGGTTCACACGAGCGTTATAAATCAGCTGATCGTTTACAATGGGAAAAAGATTTTGATTCCGTAGCTAAATTCAAAGAATTCATTTTAAATTTTAAAGGAAAAAATGGAGAAACAATTGCTACTGCTGAAGAAATTGAAGAGCTTGAAAAAGAAACAAAAAGCAGTGTAAGGGCTGAACAAAAAGAAGCTTGGAAAGAATATAGAGAAGGAATCGATAAAGATAAGAATTCTGTTTTGCCATTGTTAAAATCAGTGGCTAATGAAAGTGCTAATGAAACATTTATCACTAAAGAGATTGAAAATCTGGAGAAAGCTATGGATCCAGATAGAAAATCCATATTCAATACCATAAATAAAGTTTTACGCCTGGTTAGAGGGGAAAATGGAGCAGCCAGAAAACAATTACTTAATTGGTACAAAGTAAGAATGGAAGAATTATATGATTCTTACAGTTCCCACCTCTATTCGGAGTCTAAATATGCTATTGGAAACATTGAACCAATAGCTCCGAAATACGAAGGCGAAGAAAGAATTGATGATGGACGAATCATTCTACGCGATAATTTTGAACAAATTTTTAAAAAATTCCCGGAAACTATCACTTTTGGTGAGGATACTGGAAAAATTGGTGGTGTAAACCAATCCATGGAAGGTATGCAAGAAAAGTTTGGAGAATTACGTGTTTCTGATACAGGGATTCGAGAAAATACAATTATCGGTCAAGGAATCGGAATGGCACTACGTGGTTTACGACCAATTGCCGAGATTCAATATTTAGACTATTTATTGTATGCTATTCAAGTAATTTCTGACGACTTGGCAACTATACAATGGAGAACAAAAGGTGGTCAGAAAGCACCATTAATTATTCGTACAAGAGGTCACAGACTGGAAGGTGTTTGGCACTCAGGAAGTCCAATGGGAATGATTATCAATAGTTCTAAAGGAGTTCATATTTGCGTTCCGCGTAACATGACGCAAGCAGCAGGTATGTACAACACTCTTATGCAAGCAGATGAGCCAGCTTTAGTGATTGAACCATTAAATGGATATCGTGTAAAAGAAAGAATTCCTTCTAATCTTGGCGAATACCGAATTCCACTTGGAAAGGTAGATGTAGTAAAAGAAGGAACTGATTTAACTATGGTTAGTTACGGTTCAACTTTTAACATCGCTAATGAGGCTGTGAAAGAATTAGAAAAGTCTGGTATTAGTGTAGAATTAATAGATATTCAGACATTAATGCCATTTGACTTAAATCATGATATTGTAAAATCATTAGAGAAAACAAATCGTTTAATGATAGTTGACGAAGATGTGGAAAGCGGTGCAACTGCATACATTTTAGATAAAGTATTGGTTAAGCAAAAGGGATATTACTTCTTGGATAGTGAACCTGTAACAGTGAGTTCAAAAGATCACCGTCCTGCGTATGGATCTGATGGAGATTATTTCTCTAAACCAAATTTTGACGATATCTATACGGCAGCATATAACATGATGCATGAAGTAAATCCAACGCAATATCCTTCTTTGATGGATTAA
- a CDS encoding M23 family metallopeptidase, translating to MLNKLILFSILFSIITQTRAQQHYNFGSPLDIPLLLAGNCGEIRPNHFHTGIDIKTKGVEGLNIYSVEDGYISRIRVSPYGYGHAVYVTHYNGLTSVYAHCKGFSGEVQKLAYSQQKKQQNFEIDYQPTKDSLKVKKGDLIAISGNTGGSSAPHLHFELRDTKTENAVNPLLYGFDIKDTITPTIRSLKIYGLTKEGYRVPGKAKKYTVTGSLGNYRIGTNTATINSSYCSEEGGIGFAFDVYDRLNGAPNICGIFEAFLLVNGDTVFTQNMTEISFYSFRQVNTHVDYEEFKNGHKYYHKAFKTIHNPLPIYRKNINNGIIKAIPGKTYDIRYIVKDVHGNESNLFFSLKVEEGEITQKQILYPGKQTLTPDSSFLSYDKNYYIMFPSGILYEPTPLLLQANENNISFGNPAIPLQSTFKIMLPITNNEVKPNKFFIQRNSSSEKGTVKDGWITSRVKSFGTFSVQIDTLPPKIFGRNFSNNSTVGHRKLTWNINDEGSGIVDYDIFIDETWYLLEYEPKQASYFFIPPKSLNGTKFVIIRARDHCGNTGEAKYTLTF from the coding sequence ATGCTTAACAAACTCATTTTATTCAGTATCCTTTTTAGTATTATTACCCAAACTCGCGCACAACAACACTATAATTTTGGTTCTCCCCTAGATATTCCTCTCTTATTAGCTGGTAACTGTGGTGAAATTCGTCCTAACCACTTTCATACAGGAATAGATATCAAAACAAAGGGAGTGGAAGGACTCAATATCTATTCAGTAGAAGACGGTTATATTTCCAGAATACGTGTATCCCCGTACGGCTATGGTCATGCGGTTTATGTGACGCATTACAATGGTTTAACTTCTGTATATGCACACTGCAAGGGTTTTTCTGGAGAAGTTCAAAAATTAGCCTATTCTCAACAGAAGAAACAGCAAAACTTTGAGATTGATTATCAACCTACTAAAGATTCACTAAAAGTTAAGAAGGGTGATCTCATTGCTATTTCAGGAAATACTGGGGGTAGTTCTGCTCCTCACCTACACTTTGAGTTAAGGGACACCAAAACAGAAAATGCTGTCAACCCACTATTGTATGGATTTGATATCAAAGATACAATTACTCCAACCATACGCAGCTTAAAAATTTATGGCCTAACTAAAGAAGGCTACCGTGTTCCAGGAAAAGCAAAAAAATACACCGTTACAGGGAGTTTAGGAAATTACCGTATTGGCACTAACACCGCAACTATCAATTCCTCTTATTGCTCGGAAGAAGGCGGAATCGGATTTGCTTTTGATGTTTATGATCGATTAAATGGCGCTCCTAATATTTGTGGGATTTTTGAAGCTTTCTTATTGGTAAATGGAGATACTGTTTTTACGCAAAACATGACTGAAATTAGTTTTTATTCCTTCCGTCAAGTCAATACTCATGTTGATTATGAAGAATTTAAAAATGGTCACAAATATTACCATAAAGCTTTTAAAACCATTCATAATCCACTACCTATATATAGAAAAAATATAAACAACGGCATTATCAAAGCCATTCCAGGAAAAACGTACGACATACGATATATCGTAAAAGATGTACACGGCAATGAAAGTAATCTCTTCTTTAGCCTAAAAGTAGAAGAGGGAGAAATCACTCAAAAACAAATCCTATATCCCGGAAAACAAACCCTCACCCCAGACAGTTCATTCTTAAGCTACGACAAAAATTACTACATCATGTTTCCTTCCGGAATATTGTATGAACCGACTCCTTTATTACTACAAGCTAATGAAAACAATATAAGCTTTGGAAATCCCGCTATTCCACTACAATCTACTTTTAAAATAATGCTCCCTATTACCAATAATGAGGTCAAACCAAATAAGTTCTTTATTCAACGCAATTCATCTTCAGAAAAAGGAACAGTAAAAGACGGTTGGATTACTTCCCGTGTAAAAAGTTTCGGTACTTTCTCAGTGCAAATAGATACGCTTCCTCCAAAGATTTTTGGACGTAATTTCAGCAACAATTCTACCGTTGGACACCGAAAATTAACCTGGAATATAAATGATGAAGGCTCAGGAATTGTTGACTATGATATTTTCATCGATGAAACGTGGTATTTATTGGAATATGAACCCAAACAAGCTAGCTATTTCTTTATTCCTCCTAAAAGTTTGAATGGCACCAAATTCGTGATAATCCGTGCAAGAGACCATTGTGGAAATACAGGAGAAGCAAAGTACACTTTAACATTCTAA
- a CDS encoding AMP-binding protein, whose translation MTPEIEFKSKEQIKAFQEEKLREQLQYISQHSPFYKRLFAEKGIHIEHIQCLEDLVRIPVTTKSDLQQFNNDFFCVNQVELIDLASTSGTTGKPVNFGVTEHDLERLAYNEAISFACAGITKNDVVQLMTTMDRRFMAGLAYFLGLRKLGASVIRTGSGIPALQWESIITNKPTYLIVVPSFLLKMISYAEINGINLNSTSVKGAICIGEPLRNQDLTPSTLAKRINEKWDIKLYSTYASTEMSTAFTECEFQHGGHHHPELIITEVLDENNQPVKKGEIGELTITTLGVEGLPLVRFKTGDLVQIHSDSCSCGRNTYRVGPVLGRAQQMIKYKGTTLFPPAIDDVINHFDEITGHMIILQTNEIGNDEVSVKIVSSNTTENFLKRLKEQFQAKIRVIPNIEFITPETLNNLVISTNSRKPKWVIDHRK comes from the coding sequence ATGACACCCGAAATAGAGTTTAAAAGCAAAGAACAAATCAAGGCTTTTCAGGAAGAAAAACTTCGGGAACAATTACAATATATTAGTCAGCATTCCCCCTTCTACAAAAGGCTTTTTGCAGAAAAAGGAATACATATTGAGCATATTCAATGCCTTGAAGATTTGGTTCGGATACCAGTAACTACTAAATCTGATTTACAACAATTTAACAATGATTTTTTTTGCGTAAATCAAGTAGAGTTAATCGATTTGGCAAGTACTTCAGGAACTACGGGTAAGCCTGTTAATTTTGGTGTGACCGAGCATGATTTGGAGCGGTTAGCATACAACGAAGCTATTTCTTTTGCTTGTGCAGGAATTACCAAAAATGATGTCGTACAACTCATGACAACTATGGATCGCCGCTTTATGGCAGGTCTTGCCTATTTTTTAGGTTTACGAAAGCTTGGGGCGTCTGTCATTCGTACAGGTTCTGGAATTCCAGCCTTACAGTGGGAGTCTATTATTACCAATAAACCTACTTACCTAATTGTAGTTCCTTCATTTTTACTCAAAATGATCAGTTATGCCGAAATAAACGGTATCAACCTTAATAGTACGAGTGTGAAAGGTGCTATTTGCATTGGGGAACCATTGAGAAATCAAGATTTAACTCCATCAACATTAGCAAAGCGTATCAATGAGAAATGGGATATCAAACTCTACTCTACTTATGCCTCCACTGAGATGAGTACTGCTTTTACCGAATGTGAATTTCAACATGGAGGGCATCATCATCCAGAGTTAATTATCACTGAAGTATTGGATGAAAATAACCAGCCCGTAAAGAAAGGAGAAATTGGAGAGCTAACCATTACGACATTGGGAGTAGAAGGTTTACCTTTGGTTCGTTTTAAAACAGGAGATTTAGTGCAAATACATAGTGACTCTTGTTCCTGTGGAAGGAATACTTATCGTGTAGGCCCTGTTCTTGGAAGGGCGCAACAAATGATTAAATATAAAGGAACCACTCTCTTCCCTCCAGCGATAGATGATGTTATTAATCATTTTGATGAAATCACAGGGCACATGATTATTTTGCAAACGAATGAAATAGGAAATGACGAGGTAAGCGTTAAAATAGTTAGTTCCAATACTACTGAAAACTTCTTAAAACGCTTAAAAGAGCAATTTCAAGCAAAAATTCGTGTTATACCAAATATCGAGTTTATTACTCCTGAAACTCTTAATAACCTAGTTATTTCCACAAACAGCAGGAAACCTAAATGGGTAATTGACCATCGAAAATAG